CAGAAATATAATCTACAGACTATAAATGGTACTGTTGCATTAACTGTAAAAGTGAAATGTGCCTATCGCAtgacttgtaaggtttcctatgaattctaGTAACAATAGAGTTGTCATTTTCATCctatgcaaataattttaaaaaaatctcgaCATCCTACCGAGGCCTTTCTGGTGCGAACCGTGGTGGATTATAACCCCTCAGCCCCCTCCAACACCATTACGGACAACCTGTCCCACCCTCTTGACTTCCCTATTTTCTCGTCAGCCCTTCGTGTCAACAAAGCTCTGGCGCTGAGCGAAGGCGGATAAAGAAGATGCGTTGAAAAACTCGTGGTTGCCTATATTACGCGTCGCCTGAACTTCCTGAACCACTTTTGTGACTGAAATAATGCCATTCCTTCAGACGACAGATTCCCAGACgtttaaaatacaaatgaaacGTGAATGCCTTTAAATgagcaaatgaatatcacgttaTTTAGTAAGAGCTCGTTTATCAAAATTagaattgtaaatacataaactTACCAGTAATTACACCTGTAATTATAGTTATAATCCTATCTCTCGTGTCTGAACATTGACCTGGTGCACCAATCTCCTCAAGGGCGCGTTCAGACACTAAAAGTTTCTATTCTAACAAATGTCTTTAATATTGGTAAAGTGTGAACAAACCCTTCGTGAACAACTGCCCGACCACCTGCTCCGCCAGTATAAGTGTCTGCGAGTCTGGAACCAGCGGTCACTGGTCTAGTCTCTCGAGGTGTGAGCACCGCTCCTGCGGGCTGTCGGCCTGTTGGGTCACCGAGGGCTGGCAGTGCATGGTTGCTTGTGAGTGCTCCGAGGGCGAGGTGCTGTGCCAGCTGCTACCAGTCGCGTCCCGCGGGTTGCCCAGCACGAGGGTAGCAACCTCGCTGTGTCGGCTGTGAATATATCAGAATAGCAGACCGCGGACAAATTGACCGGCTCGGCGGGGTCTGTAATAGGGCGCTCGTCGTTCGCAGGCAGTCTAGATGTTGATCGGCACGCAGTAGAAATCAGTCTCGTCGGCGAAAGCTCTCGGGGGTATCTCGAGGTGCACAGGTGCCGCGTGCGCAACAGAATTGAAAAGCACCGGCGGAACTCGGCAGGAAAATGTGGCGGCGAACTTCAATTCgagggccctgttggagccagcgGTAGCCCCAGGAAAGTGTGGCCTTTTAGCCGACCTGCGGGAATTCCGGGGACAAGAGGGGCCAACGTATCAAGATACTTCATTCGAGCCGCGGACCTACCttcaccctggcttgaaaagtagtTGGCTGCGGACTGGAACAGGTAAAGTGAAGATTGTGACTCGCCAGACTGCCTGTGATCGTCGTGCGTCCGCCGTCGCAGAGTACCTCGGCTCTCGGCCCTTCCTCTTTCCACCGCAGCTGGGCGGGCCGACGACTAAAGTCTGCCGGAAATTGCAACCCAGTACGCTCAACAATTTAATGCGGGATGCAAGGCCCAAGCTCCCAACTGCTTGGTAGTTTTCTGCCCCGCCCCACACTTCTAACCTGTACCattttccctcttgtccagtgTTTACCTGCTGGCTTCAATGCATGTTAATTGAGCACCGCATGTCCGGTCAAGCGTTTTCCCTCTGTCCATGGTGGGTTTACCTGGGTCACCTTAGCTAGCTTTTGACTAGAGCAACCAAAGGGGCATCAGTCATGGCGCAAATagcagccatgactggccaataaaccccaattagcAACACGATTGCACGCGACCTCTCCCTGCATTGTTAAAACTCGCATGTGCAGagtgtatagggcttgccctgagacacgCCTAGGTCCTATCCTAACCTGGACCCCTCCCACACAGCCTGGATTAACTgaggttaggaaaaaatatcaattgtcattcgagtcaggctGTTCAGGGGGGTTTATCGACGCTCCTGGCTGGCTTTAGACACGCGCAGAACAGGGCTGAGAGTCGCAGTGTTGCCAGTTCTGCTCGAACCTAAAACCGGACGATTTGACGGCCCGCCAGGAAATAACTTCTCTCACACTCCAGAGTTAACACATTTTTTAAGCACATTACCATGTTGTACTCATTAATGGGGGTTAATAATGTTtcgaaataaaacaataatacaccatgtcatgcacttttttaatatacaatattttattaaagtttcacTAACACCACCACACACGCTGACGTCAGAACTTTTCCAAGGTAACCTACTTAGGGACGTCTCTGTAGTAATAATTTATGTATAAcccatttgcaagaagtcaaaGGAATCGAAAACACATTGTCGAAACAAATTAATAAGTATTAATTAGCATAACTGTGACATCTCAATTGTGTTACTGAGATACAATGTGCAATCTgtacaagagtaaaatttaacattagaggTATGATAATTCATAAGATTTTAAGATAAATTGTACTTTTTTATACCTAcctataaataattacaaaataatgcaggttttcctagttaaatccacaaataacacggatatttaataatataattcatTTATTATTCACAGGGGAGACATTGaaacaaacattttctttcaattaCTATACATATATGTGCAAGTATTCATGTGTGTATATTTAAAGTCCTCATTCGGcattatcaatatgtatgtaattcgtgtaattgtaatatttacaaacatttcttCAGGAAATGCACAAGTGCCTTCATCCCTTTTTCGTTCCAGTGAATGTTGTCAGGTCTCCTTTCAGCACCCATGAACCTGAAAATAAACGCATTAAACCACTCAAGTACTAACGTATAACTCAGAAATTATAAAgaagttattattttaagtatttagctatatacatatatttgaCTTTGTGCTTCCCAATCAACATCGAATTAATTAAAACATCAGTTACTGTTATGAAAATAAGATTGGATCAATATTAAGTTGAATACGGAATCAAGTAAAGTGCAATTCATTAATATTCACTTGATGACTAtcaatactttattttaatacagtgaactttttattttcaccagTATTAAAATATCCCACAAATATTACACACATTCATACATAGAAAACAGTGCAATAAAAGTCCACACAGCTTACGAAACAGTTTTTCTAGCTGTAGACATAAAGTTTTTCACAGGAATGTATTACTTTTAATGCAATTTCAATTGTaactaaattttagttttatgaaaATAGTATGATCAGACCATATAACGACAACATATACTGAATCTCTACGTTTTCTAGTcgattttattatataaattgcTGGTAAACCATTTTGCGAGTTGGGGTTCCGGATTCTATGCAAACACGCGTTGACCTGAATGTAGCTCGCCTGTCACACTCCTCGCCAAATGCGTCAACAGCTGCAAGACGCTTGGACCACACTATATTTCGCTATTTGGTGCCATGGAAGTAATCATTCAAATTATTGGGTAAGTTTGTGGAATGACGCCAGTAAATTACAAAAATCTGTCATAATTTCAAACGTTTTGATGAAACattcgtgaaaatattttgagattattatcTAAGCTTTATACAAACATTTAATGATAAGTCTACACAAAAGTAGTAATTAAAAGTGTTTCCCTTATTTCCAAATTTTACCATACCATGGCTTTACTTACAGATATGTAGGGTAATAACTTATAATCCATATCTTAAGAAAGAAAATAATTCCTATCATCAAAAAATTAGTGAAAGCAACACGAACATCTATTCCATACTCGTAATTGTTAGACTACAAATTAGAAACAATGGCCTATTTCTAAGACTAGCGGCAGCAAGATTAGCCGTTACCTATATAGAACAATTGCCCAGTGATAAAGACAAAATGTTCCTGCTGGCAAACaattgaacgataaaaaaaactgacGTACTTTAAGGATGGGGAAACGGTATAGATCCTACAAACTTACCGACTTATGACAACGTTATTAACAAAGCCCATAAATAGCCTTACTAAAAAAGAGATTAATGGAAAGaacatataaaaatttacctcAATATTATGTTCTTTCTATATCACTACCAGTTACACTAAAATAACTGCTGCAATTGGtaagaaataaattttcactataaataaaatatatttgaataaacgTTTCTTATCTATAGAGGTAATACAACACTAATATTTATACTTGCCTGcggaaaaaataaaatggataAGTTCCACATTAAACAAAGTAAACATTTCCTACATATTTTTATAAGGATGTGGGCTAATTCAACAAAGAAATCTACATGTAGGCCCTAAttcattaattacatttaacccACTTTTGTAAATATGTAGGCTACAGTGGTGTAATTGCTCGACACACACGAAATTACGTTTCTTTTCGGatgacattgatttttttttgtttgtttttttattgacaagaCAAAAATATATGGTATGAAAATATAACGACGATTAAGAATATATAAACATTGACAGTGTAAGTAAGTGTTTTACAGCAGAATTACTAACAGATGGTAGCTAATATTAAGGGAGCTGGAAACTACATGTCATAATTCTAATGGCGTTATTATCCTCCTGACATTATTCCAAGAACTGACCGTGCCATAAGTGCATCACATTTTCAAAAGTTCTTTATTCAACTTACCTCTCAAAAAACTCCGACTTCACGGAACCATCCCATCTACGAAAAATCGTGTCTGCGTTAATTACGCGCATGTTCATGCTTTCTGAAATGAAAATATCACATTAATTAGTCAATATCCTTTCGTAACTGCACCTAATTGAAAAACGCATATATATTATATtgggaaataattaatttttacctcTTCACAAAAATCTAACCTACAGAACGATTAACGTTGTCATGCAGTAAAGTTTAACGATGCATATACTTTTCCCCCTGTGTGAATGAACCACTTAATTTGTCACACATATTCGTTCCAAATCATCGAAAAATTAGCTTAGACTGCAGGTAGATATATAACTTAATCACATGTGGCGTTTGGAAGAAATATAAAACTGTAAcagtttcataatttatttattacagtttacGGAATTGCCCACGCGAAAAAATATAAATCTGCTAAGTGTTACTCTCTGAGATTATCACCGCAAACTGTCAAGCCTGATAAATAATTCTTCGCTGTTTTACGTGTTAACCCTACCGTACATTTGAAACACTAATATATTATTATGGACCACAGTGGttacatcaaaaaaatttcatcccTAAGTCATATTACATACTAATAACCCGTGGATTCACTCTGTACAATAACGCCTATGATGGCTCTGCCACTTTACTGTGCAGTTGCCCAGCCCGAACAACCTGAGAACTTCTTAGAGGTGGCATAGCGCAGACTCATGAAGTCATGATGACAATGTATAAGTTTTCCGGAATAAATTAACTACATAACATTTGCTAAAAGAGAGCTTATCAAGCAACCGTTATTCCCTTCAATTGCATATTTTCAACTGGCGGTACTATTCCCGGGGAAAAACATTTTTCAGTCAAGGCATACATATTGTACATAGCAATTTGTCAATATACTGTTGCATTTGGGACATATAATATCCCCTAAACATACGGGCCAGTTGCTGTTGTGTTATCACAGTAATCTGACCTAGTCTTTCCTTGGATACTGTACGTTACATGCATAAACGGAAGCACAAGTATAAAAtgttttctcccccccccccccaaaaaaaaactaaactaaacagTACCAAATTTTCCACTATGTGGCGTAAACATTCCACGAATCGTGAATATTAATCAAATATTTCTTCTCTGATTTGGTCTCCTAGTCAAAGCTTGTGTagatataatgtttttttttaaattgaaatttgttGCCGAATATTCATTGATAATGTAAATTATATGTGTCTTAAAATTTAGCAGTTGCATGTTTAAACTGTTTCACTTCATGATTATTATTTCAACATAATGGCTCCTAATGTCTGGCTTGCCAAATAGCTCCGCTGTCAGTTAATGGTACCAATTGGTTTCAAATGCCGGAGAagtaaatattccaaatttacGGTAGACCAAACCAACATTACCAAAAAATTTTCTATGTCATGCTTCGTCCTAAAAATACGATgctttttgaaggaaaaaaaacaggaTCCCCAGGTAGAATATTACCTGCGGTGCTCTGCATGTGGCAGTTGAGCCACTCGCGGTACAGCTCCTGCCTGCTGCCCGGCTGGAAGCGTGGCACAGGGGGCAGCAGCATCACCACTACGTTACACTCCCTCTCCTGCAGCATCCGGAGGAGGATTTTAAAATCCCTCGCCGCATAGTCAGATCGGGTGCCCTTCTGTAATACCACATTATTTCATTTTCACAGttacatttaaaacttaaaaaaaggcCCCAAAACTATTGGAAAAACACATTACATACATAACGTATACGTAGTCATGTGTGACAAATATTACATATATTAGTACTTTTTCTTCGTCGAATATGGTAAAAAACAGCCCGGAGAAACATTTCAAAGAAATATCAGGTATACGAGGTGCggaagattacaaaaaaaattaaagtgatatGCAATACATTCAGATTACCgctaatgtttgttttttgttacaAACATAGAACCATAACAAACTTCTCAAACTGATTATAGAGACATTTATACAGTTAACTGACTTAAAGAACCTCGTGTAATATGCCGACCGCCTTTCAATGGTAATTCGGTGTATAATTGGCGGGGTAGTGCTGTGCCAAAGCAATTGGTTATTTTCACTTCAGTTGGCATCCTGGTCACCTACCGATTACCATTGTACTGTCAACCTATAGCAGAGCTATCGACCGTTGCAAATGACAAGAACCAATATAATACACTATTGAGATGTGCAGGCTAATTTACAAATGGAAAGTTAAAgaattaaaaaccattaacatCTTACTCAAATTTGTATGTTAGTGACTATAGTTGCTAACGAGTCACGTTAATGTGGCTGCGACTCTGCTCAGATCCTATCACTAAATGAATCAAATATATTACCACTGAGTCGTATTTGTGCTATACTTAAGTCATAATAATATCAGGAAAAAAACCATAGTAATATTACAACATGGTGAAAAAGCATGTTATACTAGCTCGCGGTCGGCAGCAATGTAATAATCGAACTACAAAACAGTTCATCTCATAGCCTCAACCACATTCAGTTGCAGGGAAAATGTAATATATGAGTATATATGACGAACCTACTGTGATACTTTGAACAGTCTACAGTTTTGTCAAGATTATAACTCATAATATTCTTCTGTTaatcaaaaaaaaacacatgagtgACTAACATTCCCCCAAAATATTCAATTCAAGTTATGTGCGCAATTATTTGcttattaatgtattaaaaattaatatatgcctTTAAAGTGAGGCTGAAACTGCAAAAAGAGTTCAAACAAATGTAATTTACGCAAAACAAAGCTTACAAAGGTATCGACACCCGATGTTGTTACTAAATTAATAAGGATAGTTCGTAGCTGGTTTTTGTATTTATTGGAAGTTTAATTCCTCGTAAAACAGGGAACGGTACTAATTAATGAAATAAAGCTtagcagatatttaaaaaaaattcactcgaAATAAAGGTCGATTAACTTTGATGCGCTTTATATAACTGGGTGTCCGGTAATTTTTGGGCATAGATATAATGGGGTGCAAGGAATGCTGAAACAAGTATTTTTTGTTAAGGAATATCAGTTCTGAAACACAACCTCTGCAAAGTTACAAACGGAAAGGTCCATGCAAATTTGAATTGCACGCGCATCTATGTGCAACTACCATGCAACGTAACAAACATACTTAACAAGGAGTATAGTAAGAAGATACACATGATTGTGTGAGTGCTAATTCATAGAACTGAAGGCATGGTATTCAGCAAAGCGTTTTGCTGGCGGAACTTGACAATCTTGACTGAAGCCCGATTTAAAAGTATTTCCTTACATGGAATTGCTGCAAACACCCTGGCAATAAGTATTAAATGATATGTGTTTCATTTAAGTGACTAAGAAAagtaagaacaatttattattagCCTACCATTACTCTATGTACATTATTAATCTAATTATGTACTCTTAACGATTTGGCGTATCTAACGTTATACAgtataattgtgtaattttttttatttcttgtaacaaagtaatacattttattttgttagtcatttatatATGTATGCTCCTTTTAACTCCAACGTATTCACGCGAAGTGCGCGCTTAACGTGAGCAAGCTATCTTATGAGTGCCTTCATCCAGAGGCATTAAATAACATCGCCTTATCACGATATGTACTTACCAGCACATCGTTCAGTCCCACCATCAAAAACACGCGTGCTTTTTGAAACAACgatttgttgtgttttattttttgtacacaCAATTTCACTGTTGCCCCTCCAGTGCAGTTGTGATACATCTGCTTGCCTCTCTCTGGAAAAGTAGAAAGTACatcatatataaaattacttataGCTCTTGCAAATTGACATAACCATAAGTTAGGTACATAAAGAATTGATATCTATTTCAaaggttgcatataattttggtagaattTGTATACTTGTATTTCTCCCATGGTAACTAGGTAGGTACTTCATtcaaacctacaatttaatttcACTCAGATTTCAAGAGATATTGCCACAATGATTGCCATGTCCAGTGTCGATATGAATTTAAATCTGATATTTCTTGCTGATAACTGGTCAGAATATCGTTAGAAAAGACGGTTCATATAAATATAGACAAAGGAGGTAGGTAAACGTTTTGCGAAATCAAAGTACAACTAAAAGTATTAATGACATGTAACTGCATGTATGAAATTTTTATGAATGCCTTTCAACAGGCATGtaacacaatttttaaataaaattaatttattacgttAAATGTTATTGTTTAAATGATAAATTAGAAGTAGCAATACATATATTACGACTTTGCGTATATAATAATGTATGGTTTAGATAAAATAACCTGTACTGCAAGCGCGCCTGTATGCGTGGCAGCGCCAGGGACACGAGGCTTTCCCTAGGCCTTTTCTTtattttgacttgacaacgtctaataaatcgatgaacgccggctgcacgcacgaaaaagtgtcccgttacgcacatggttccgttacgctgtgtctcgttacgctcattgtacgcttgcgccgcatctatctctcttccactcgattgaacaaccatcgatttgacttcatcgaggcacattaaacttgaaacattccctttcgttttctacttttcctatcatcgtcctatccttaacagaataacacagattggaagtatttaaatagcaaacttgtataaatgttatagttaaaataatctcttcgttaaagtaataaacatatttgaattaatgagtgcaaaagaaggtaaatttatcaatcaaattgtagatgtaatttcactcctttttatccatacaaaatagtgataattcaataacaatgattcaattttatttataaaagtatgcaatcatttcatcaatgttttgttatggcgttgtcacgttaaactgtcgtccgtaaaccgactttacagaaaaccaattttttaaattaaaaagagtTTATTAATGTTTCGTCTTTACTAACTTACAGACAAAACCAAAACAATCTCGCGAAATGTCACAGAAATGTCCTGTTCGTACGTGGAGTACAAATGTTCAAGATCTGTTAGAGAAGACTTAACAATAAAAAGTGATGTAAATAGCTCCTCCTGAAAATCATTGATGCTGCCAACCCTAAACGACTGGGCTTTAAATACACACATTGTaatataagagaaaaaaaaatattgctcgCAAAAAAATACTTAGATTCTTACACCTCCATGGTTTTTGCTGCGAAATAATGGGTActgatatttatttcatttactttgCCTATtcaccacattttggaagcactaaAAAAGGACAAGACTCGATAATAATTATATCACAATTACTAAGCCAAaagttagtttatttattttttattacactgtCACGCCAAAAATAAAGAACTCTTTAAGGGAATGGCACATCCTTGAGTCTACTTACTGTTAACGTCAATTCGGACTGGAAATCCTTGGCAGCTCTCTATATATCTGCCGAGGCGCACGAACATGGACGAGCCCAGCAGGTTGTAACCCATGAAGGTTCTGGCATCCTAAAATAATCGTTACATACACTAAAACAATTCAGTGTTATTGTACATGccgatttaaaatatatatatatatatatatatatattctattgtAATTGACACGAAATACAATTACTAAATTGCTGTGGTTGTGAACTTATGAATACGGCAAAGAACTTTTTAAATTATGAGTTTCCTTGTGTGCTGGAACAGGCCTAGAGCTGAGTTTATCAAAGTGAACTTCCAGTAGCCGCGTCTCGTGAagagacattttttttatattcatttcaatgttaaaagaaataaaacatagcGTCAACCCAGAAAATTGTTGCGGAGATATCTTTCCTAagtgataaatttttaaaatttatttttgttttcttaaatatataaaacttgTGCTGACAAGCCTTAATTGTAGGCTTGTTTATACATTTATTGAAAAGCAATACACATTAGTACACGTACTGTGATACTACATCAGATCATAAAACACTGaatctttaatttaaattatttatttatgttttcagtatttgtttacgtttttatttgtgccaaatttatatatctttcatgttaattaacttctatatttgttttggataCTTATTTGAGCTTTGAAACCTTtctctatgttaataatgttaaatgtaatatattttaaatgcttaattcaaggccggtgattggccgatagatcggcggatcttttaaatacattattgttAGAGACgctattaatttttgtaagataAGAAAAAAACTTCGGGGTGCCATATTGTGGCTTGTGTGTGTTGTCGCGTCGGGCCTTGCCGacgtgacattttaaatattatatagcatCGCTACGTCTCTCGTATTGGCGAGAAAAATACGCCCCGAGCTTCGGTGAAGCTCTGAGAGTATTGGTTATATTGGGGCTCTATATGAAAACCATATATCGTCAAATCATCAGGTATGACGATATGCTATGTTAAATACTGAACTGCCGCGTCACCGAATCATAGTCACGAATTGTGTTAGTGACCATCTGCTGTCTGATTAAGCTAATTGTTTTAAGTCAATCGTCTTTGAATCATATTAAAGCCTCTAGTTTTCTTGGAATTATGGCACAATTAATGTTTTGTATGACTTCACTCATAAGTCCTGAAAGATTTTGAATTTCATGCGAACCGACGAATACTGAactagctaaattatttttttttatctcctaacTAATGAACTTTTGTATCTGTTGTGCCCAACGTTATTTTATTAGCTAAATAATATGTTGTTTCCCTTTTATTCACAAGTGTAAGCAACCTggtttgtcatttatttttttatgttaaataataaacatattataattagtattaaaCTTATTCTTCTATGTAATAAACAATTTAGTTGGGTAACTTGGGGTACTGGCGCCCATTATAGATTCAGAAGCGCATGACAGAGAGAATTATTAATCTGTAACTGTAAAGTGGCTCATTTATTATCATAGTAAAGTGGGTACACTTCCACAGGGGGCATTACAGTACACAATCCATATCGTTAAATTGTTGAAGATATCATTGATTACTTTTGGAGTACATGTTGGTGACTGCTGGATGTAACAAGTAAATAAAGAATGTGTCGCATAAAATCATATTCATTGAAAATAATTCTTAGATTTACCATACATATTGAATTATATAATCACCTACGTCATCATAAATTCAACATAaaccaatttttatatttcatgtaCGTCAAAAAAAGatagaatatattaaaaaatcatGTAATGCTTCGTATTGCACACACATGTTGATTTATACAAAACAATTAATATATACAAGTATCTTTTCATTAGCTTATCATGACATCATCCAATTGAAATGTATATTAGCCAACATACGTCTTTCCGCAAATTATTATGACACTTTTTTTTCCTACCTAACGGTAGGCCTACAGCCAAGTGTTAGCAGGTAGAAAACTCTCACGTTACAGAAAATCTCCTAGACCTAATTCctgaaatgattgtttgttaAGCACTTTTCACAATGGTGGGGAATCCATATAAATAATGTTGAATGGCTGTTGCAGGTTTGCAGAAACTCATAAAGATGTGATATTAACTTGTTATTTACGTGTCTGAGAGTATATCACTCCAAAAATTATGTGTAGGCCTATTTTATACTCAAAATGTGAGTAGCAGCGGAGTCTCCATCTATGTCAGTATAATTTTACACCTTCATATGTTGATGTATTTTTTCTCTGCTGCTCAGGTAAATAACATCAAATTGCCATGGTTTTATAAAGATGTCATAgctgtttgtgtatttttattcgtaataaacatatatattttcataggCATGCATGTGCATGTTCACCTCAACTGTCAGTTAATTTGACTTCATCGTTGAGTGAATTTCACTAACAATGAACATGTTAAATCATAGTTCTTCCAAATATACTGTATAGCTTACTTTGTTATGTAGTTTCTGGCTGCCAACGGCCAATTTGTGCCTCAGAACAATGTGTAATTTCATCACCTTTAATTAATTATACTATGTTTTGTAAACCTTCAACTGTTTGCGACAACTGGCGGCATATCGAATTCGTTATAAATGCACACTTCTTCGTCCAAACCAATAAATATATAAAGTTATTGGAGTACTTTTAT
This DNA window, taken from Bacillus rossius redtenbacheri isolate Brsri chromosome 3, Brsri_v3, whole genome shotgun sequence, encodes the following:
- the LOC134531419 gene encoding uncharacterized protein LOC134531419 isoform X1; amino-acid sequence: MGYNLLGSSMFVRLGRYIESCQGFPVRIDVNKRGKQMYHNCTGGATVKLCVQKIKHNKSLFQKARVFLMVGLNDVLKGTRSDYAARDFKILLRMLQERECNVVVMLLPPVPRFQPGSRQELYREWLNCHMQSTAESMNMRVINADTIFRRWDGSVKSEFFERFMGAERRPDNIHWNEKGMKALVHFLKKCL
- the LOC134531419 gene encoding uncharacterized protein LOC134531419 isoform X2; protein product: MGYNLLGSSMFVRLGRYIESCQGFPVRIDVNKRGKQMYHNCTGGATVKLCVQKIKHNKSLFQKARVFLMVGLNDVLERECNVVVMLLPPVPRFQPGSRQELYREWLNCHMQSTAESMNMRVINADTIFRRWDGSVKSEFFERFMGAERRPDNIHWNEKGMKALVHFLKKCL
- the LOC134531419 gene encoding uncharacterized protein LOC134531419 isoform X3, translated to MYHNCTGGATVKLCVQKIKHNKSLFQKARVFLMVGLNDVLKGTRSDYAARDFKILLRMLQERECNVVVMLLPPVPRFQPGSRQELYREWLNCHMQSTAESMNMRVINADTIFRRWDGSVKSEFFERFMGAERRPDNIHWNEKGMKALVHFLKKCL